One Candidatus Acididesulfobacter guangdongensis genomic window carries:
- a CDS encoding NAD(P)/FAD-dependent oxidoreductase, producing MKTDVLIVGAGPAGSACAYELSKCGVGNILIERKAKPGTPVQCAEFIPININQYIDLTDKPEAVCQNVEYMEVDTEKENYKFDGRGYILNREIFDYYIAMLAAEKGTELITNTFAQTVIENENKLIARDKISNNIIEINYKYLVIAAGAKNFIDFSGQQRNAQYIRNEVYIHGIQIKTKLLKRLNSAMIYFRNYIPYGYGWVFPKLDFANVGIGIEQNGHNDINLRQSFALFLSEMKQKGIISGEAISKTSGLIPISALNETICGNIAYCGDAAGLTHPITGAGNLSAVISGTLTGEFIYESLKTGSNLLADYKEELFSIFYKPLLKAKTKRNNFYIKKYEQLSPEELDSIVRQSWPSFADYHSI from the coding sequence ATGAAAACAGATGTACTGATTGTAGGGGCAGGACCCGCCGGAAGTGCTTGCGCCTATGAATTATCTAAGTGCGGCGTCGGCAATATACTTATAGAGAGAAAGGCAAAACCCGGAACGCCGGTTCAATGCGCCGAGTTTATTCCTATTAATATAAATCAATATATAGATTTAACGGATAAGCCGGAAGCAGTCTGCCAAAATGTCGAATATATGGAAGTAGATACTGAAAAAGAGAATTATAAATTTGACGGCAGGGGCTATATATTAAATAGAGAAATTTTTGATTATTACATCGCTATGCTTGCGGCTGAAAAAGGAACGGAATTAATAACCAATACTTTTGCGCAGACGGTGATAGAAAATGAAAATAAATTAATTGCAAGGGATAAAATAAGCAATAATATAATAGAAATAAATTATAAATATCTCGTAATCGCAGCCGGAGCAAAAAATTTCATAGATTTTAGCGGCCAGCAGCGCAATGCTCAATATATTCGCAATGAAGTTTATATACACGGTATTCAGATTAAAACCAAACTCTTGAAGCGTTTAAATTCCGCTATGATTTATTTCAGGAATTACATTCCTTATGGTTACGGATGGGTTTTCCCCAAACTTGATTTTGCAAATGTCGGAATAGGCATAGAGCAAAATGGTCATAATGATATTAATTTAAGGCAATCCTTTGCTCTTTTTTTAAGTGAAATGAAGCAGAAAGGTATTATAAGCGGTGAAGCAATATCAAAAACTTCCGGATTAATACCAATTTCAGCCCTCAATGAAACGATATGCGGAAATATTGCATATTGCGGGGATGCCGCAGGACTTACACATCCTATAACCGGCGCGGGTAATTTAAGCGCCGTTATTTCAGGAACATTGACCGGAGAATTTATCTATGAAAGTTTGAAAACAGGGAGTAATCTGCTTGCAGATTATAAAGAAGAACTTTTTTCTATTTTTTATAAACCATTGTTAAAAGCCAAAACAAAAAGGAATAATTTTTATATAAAAAAATATGAACAATTAAGTCCTGAAGAACTTGACAGCATAGTAAGACAATCGTGGCCGTCCTTTGCAGATTATCATTCGATATAA
- a CDS encoding aspartate aminotransferase family protein codes for MNTKELTAKYIMNTYSRFDLELTKGSGTELFDEKGKRYIDFAAGIAVNNLGYNNEAINNAVIDQLKKLIHVSNYFYTEPQALLAQKLVENSFASKVFFCNSGAESIEGAIKLARSYSSKISKRGYKIISMNNSFHGRTFGALAATGQEKYRKGFEPLLPGFDYVDYNDIKQIENLIDGNDDYCAILIEPVQGEGGVNIASRDYIKKIREITEKNNMLLIFDEVQAGLGRTGKLFAYMNFDVEPDIMTLAKPLAGGLPIGAVLATQKAADAFEPGNHASTFGGGPLVCSAANAFMDEILEKDFLKNVTEKGLYLKEKLIKLKEKFSGKIKEIRSIGLISAIEFYDLKSKDVAIKLINMGFLTTTVQEKAIRLTPPLIIGVKEIDLICSAMDEILSS; via the coding sequence ATGAATACAAAAGAACTTACTGCTAAATATATAATGAATACTTATTCAAGATTTGACCTTGAATTGACGAAAGGCAGCGGGACGGAACTTTTTGACGAAAAAGGAAAAAGATATATTGATTTTGCAGCCGGTATTGCCGTAAATAACCTCGGGTATAATAATGAAGCGATTAATAATGCCGTTATAGACCAGTTAAAAAAATTAATTCATGTCTCAAATTATTTTTATACCGAGCCGCAAGCTTTATTGGCGCAAAAATTAGTAGAAAATTCGTTTGCGTCTAAAGTATTTTTTTGCAATAGCGGAGCCGAAAGTATTGAAGGCGCTATTAAACTGGCAAGAAGCTACTCCAGTAAAATTTCAAAAAGAGGTTATAAAATAATCAGCATGAATAATTCTTTTCACGGCAGAACTTTCGGAGCGCTTGCGGCAACAGGACAGGAAAAATACCGCAAAGGTTTTGAACCGCTTTTGCCAGGCTTTGATTACGTTGATTATAATGATATAAAACAGATAGAAAATCTTATAGACGGCAATGACGATTACTGCGCAATATTGATTGAACCGGTGCAGGGAGAAGGCGGAGTAAATATAGCATCGCGCGATTACATTAAAAAAATCAGAGAAATTACCGAAAAAAATAATATGCTGCTGATATTTGACGAAGTGCAGGCGGGACTCGGAAGAACCGGAAAGCTTTTTGCATACATGAATTTTGATGTAGAACCGGATATTATGACATTGGCAAAGCCGCTTGCTGGAGGCTTGCCTATCGGTGCGGTGCTTGCCACGCAGAAAGCGGCTGACGCATTTGAACCCGGAAACCATGCTTCTACTTTTGGCGGAGGACCGTTAGTCTGTTCTGCGGCTAATGCTTTTATGGATGAAATTTTAGAAAAAGATTTTCTTAAAAATGTTACGGAAAAAGGTTTATATTTGAAGGAAAAGCTGATTAAACTGAAAGAAAAATTTTCAGGCAAAATTAAAGAGATACGTTCAATAGGTCTTATAAGTGCAATCGAGTTTTATGACTTAAAATCAAAGGATGTAGCCATAAAATTGATAAATATGGGATTCCTTACGACCACCGTGCAGGAAAAAGCTATCAGATTAACGCCTCCTTTAATTATAGGCGTAAAAGAAATTGATTTAATCTGCAGCGCAATGGATGAAATTTTGAGTTCTTAA
- the argB gene encoding acetylglutamate kinase, translating into MEEYIKKAKTLLEALPYIQEFYSKTFVIKFGGSIAASNELKENFVMDIILLKLIGINIVVVHGGGKDIDNLLTRLGIKSNYHNGFRLTDAGTMEVVEMVLSGKINKDLVALIGKFGGKACGISGKDGNLIIAERIKNEYVDLGSVGIVKKINKEILETLDKSFIPVIAPVSMDESGITLNINADVAASAIASELKAEKLIMLSDQDGLLNGEGKLIESAKEKDIEKMLKNGIIYGGMIPKVNSCINAVKNGVKKVHIINGSVPHAVLLEIFTKKGIGTQITL; encoded by the coding sequence ATGGAAGAATATATAAAAAAAGCAAAAACACTTCTTGAGGCATTGCCGTATATTCAGGAATTTTATTCAAAAACATTTGTAATAAAATTCGGCGGTTCTATCGCTGCTTCCAATGAGCTCAAAGAAAATTTCGTAATGGATATAATATTGCTGAAATTAATAGGAATTAATATTGTTGTGGTGCATGGCGGGGGCAAAGATATTGACAATCTTTTAACCCGTCTCGGCATAAAGAGCAATTATCACAACGGGTTTCGTTTAACGGATGCCGGAACTATGGAAGTCGTAGAAATGGTTTTATCGGGCAAAATTAATAAAGACCTTGTTGCCCTAATAGGCAAATTTGGCGGAAAAGCCTGTGGAATATCAGGAAAAGACGGAAATTTGATTATTGCAGAAAGAATTAAAAATGAATATGTAGATTTAGGAAGCGTAGGTATCGTAAAAAAAATCAACAAAGAAATATTAGAAACATTGGATAAATCATTTATTCCGGTCATAGCTCCCGTCAGTATGGATGAATCCGGTATTACGTTAAATATTAATGCCGATGTAGCGGCTTCCGCCATTGCTTCCGAACTGAAAGCGGAAAAACTCATCATGCTTTCCGACCAGGACGGGCTTTTAAACGGCGAAGGAAAACTTATAGAATCCGCAAAAGAAAAAGATATTGAAAAAATGCTAAAAAATGGGATAATATACGGAGGCATGATACCTAAGGTAAATTCATGCATAAACGCCGTAAAAAACGGAGTTAAAAAAGTTCATATAATTAACGGTTCTGTTCCTCATGCCGTTTTATTGGAGATATTTACCAAAAAAGGCATAGGCACGCAGATAACGCTTTAA
- a CDS encoding argininosuccinate synthase — protein sequence MAENTGKTKIVLAYSGGLDTSVILKWLINTYNADVIAYCSDVGQKEDLNAVREKAFKTGAAEVVIEDLREEFALNYIFPALRGNALYEGIYLLGTSIARPLIAKRQIELAAQTGAEYVAHGATGKGNDQVRFELAYAAVNSKIKVIAPWRIWDIASRTELIDYASKNGIAVPVTKEKPYSSDRNLFHISYEGGILENLNNAPDESMFEITVSPANAPDKSEKVEISYENGNPVYLNGNKETPFNIIEKLNIIAGRNGIGRADVVETRITGMKSRGIYETPAGTLLQFTHRALEAITLTGEEIELKDSLLPKYSKLIYEGSWFSPEFSALQSMIDSTQKNVSGSIGVELYKGNIKILYRKSDKTLYSESIVTFEDDKGSYSQKDATGFINLKALRFKLRK from the coding sequence ATGGCGGAAAACACCGGAAAAACAAAGATTGTTCTTGCGTATTCAGGCGGTCTGGATACTTCGGTTATATTAAAATGGCTCATTAATACTTATAATGCCGATGTGATAGCCTACTGTTCCGATGTAGGACAGAAGGAAGATTTAAATGCCGTTAGAGAAAAAGCATTTAAGACAGGCGCGGCAGAAGTAGTCATAGAAGACTTAAGGGAAGAATTTGCTTTAAATTATATTTTTCCGGCTTTAAGAGGCAATGCTTTATATGAAGGCATATATCTGCTCGGTACGTCAATTGCAAGACCTTTAATCGCAAAAAGACAGATTGAATTGGCTGCTCAAACCGGAGCCGAATACGTTGCCCACGGGGCTACCGGCAAAGGCAACGATCAGGTACGTTTCGAACTTGCCTATGCCGCAGTCAATTCTAAAATTAAAGTTATCGCTCCATGGAGAATATGGGATATAGCGTCAAGAACGGAACTTATAGACTATGCCTCTAAAAACGGTATTGCCGTTCCGGTTACAAAAGAGAAACCTTACTCAAGCGACAGAAATCTTTTTCATATAAGCTATGAGGGCGGCATATTAGAGAATTTAAATAATGCGCCGGATGAAAGCATGTTTGAAATTACAGTTTCGCCGGCAAATGCTCCGGACAAATCCGAAAAAGTTGAAATTTCTTATGAAAACGGAAACCCTGTATATTTAAACGGCAATAAAGAGACTCCGTTCAATATAATAGAAAAACTGAATATAATTGCGGGAAGAAACGGCATAGGAAGGGCGGATGTTGTAGAAACAAGGATTACAGGAATGAAATCAAGAGGAATATACGAAACCCCTGCCGGAACCCTGCTGCAATTTACCCATAGAGCGCTTGAGGCTATAACGTTAACAGGGGAGGAAATAGAATTAAAAGACAGTCTTCTTCCAAAATATTCAAAATTAATTTATGAAGGCAGCTGGTTCAGTCCTGAGTTTAGCGCATTGCAGAGTATGATTGATTCAACGCAGAAAAATGTCAGCGGCAGCATCGGCGTAGAATTATACAAAGGCAATATAAAAATATTATACAGAAAGTCTGATAAAACTCTATATTCGGAGTCTATTGTTACGTTTGAAGACGACAAGGGTTCTTATTCTCAAAAAGACGCAACGGGTTTTATTAATTTAAAAGCGTTAAGATTTAAGTTGAGAAAATAA
- the hslU gene encoding ATP-dependent protease ATPase subunit HslU, which translates to MAGKIDFLTPKEIVKELNKYVIGQDKAKRAVAIALRTRFRRNTVPADIMDDIVPKNILLIGPTGVGKTEIARRIAKLSDSPFIKVEASKFTEVGYMGRDVEAMIRDLTEISIMSEKTKEMDNVIEKAQENAEEMLLDLLVPAPPKVSKKNAAEIPADTHAHTREKFRKMFREGKLDDRTVEMEVKSSNRQSFPVIEVFSGQAGFDDIGQDLKEMFSGMFPKQKKLEKVRVSEAYEILIREESERLVDIDKVIKNAIEKLENSGLVFIDEIDKIASREKSYGPDISREGVQRDLLPIIEGSNVMTKYGVVKTDHILFIAAGAFHVSKPSDLIPELQGRFPIRVEMESLSKNDFVRILKEPKNALIKQYHELLKTEKVNLDFTEDGIERIAEIAEEVNLKTENIGARRLQTILEKAMEDISFDAPYKTAKKFIIDAKYIDSKLKDIVKDEDLARYIL; encoded by the coding sequence ATGGCTGGGAAAATAGATTTTTTAACACCTAAAGAAATAGTGAAAGAACTGAATAAATACGTTATAGGTCAGGATAAAGCCAAAAGGGCTGTTGCTATAGCCCTGAGGACTCGTTTTAGAAGAAACACCGTGCCGGCAGATATAATGGATGATATAGTGCCTAAAAATATTTTATTAATCGGACCGACCGGGGTAGGCAAAACTGAAATAGCGCGAAGAATAGCTAAACTTTCGGACTCTCCTTTCATTAAAGTGGAAGCCTCTAAATTTACTGAAGTAGGGTATATGGGCAGAGATGTAGAAGCTATGATAAGAGATTTGACGGAAATTTCTATTATGAGCGAAAAAACAAAAGAAATGGACAATGTTATTGAAAAAGCTCAGGAAAACGCCGAGGAGATGCTGCTGGATTTATTAGTTCCTGCGCCGCCTAAGGTGTCCAAAAAAAATGCGGCTGAAATTCCTGCCGACACGCATGCGCATACAAGAGAAAAATTCAGAAAAATGTTTAGAGAAGGGAAACTTGACGACAGAACTGTCGAAATGGAAGTTAAATCATCTAACAGGCAATCATTTCCGGTTATAGAGGTTTTTTCGGGTCAGGCAGGTTTTGACGATATAGGGCAGGATTTAAAAGAAATGTTTTCGGGCATGTTTCCTAAGCAAAAAAAACTTGAAAAAGTCAGGGTTTCCGAAGCGTATGAAATACTGATACGTGAAGAAAGCGAAAGGCTTGTAGATATAGACAAAGTAATTAAAAATGCAATAGAAAAGTTAGAAAATTCAGGATTGGTTTTTATAGATGAAATTGATAAAATTGCTTCGCGTGAAAAATCATATGGACCTGACATTTCGAGAGAAGGAGTCCAAAGGGATTTACTCCCTATCATAGAAGGTTCAAATGTAATGACCAAATACGGAGTCGTCAAAACAGACCATATATTATTCATAGCGGCGGGGGCTTTTCATGTGTCTAAACCGTCTGACCTTATACCTGAATTGCAGGGCAGATTTCCTATACGCGTTGAAATGGAATCATTGAGCAAAAATGACTTTGTACGAATCTTGAAAGAGCCTAAAAATGCATTAATAAAACAATACCATGAGCTTTTAAAAACCGAAAAGGTAAATTTAGATTTTACGGAAGACGGCATAGAACGTATTGCAGAGATAGCCGAAGAAGTCAATCTTAAAACTGAAAATATCGGCGCAAGGAGGCTTCAGACGATATTAGAAAAAGCGATGGAAGATATATCATTCGACGCGCCGTATAAAACTGCCAAAAAATTTATTATTGACGCAAAATATATCGATTCCAAATTAAAAGATATAGTCAAAGACGAAGATCTTGCAAGATATATTTTATAA
- the argH gene encoding argininosuccinate lyase: MSAKRANKANEESNDNFVRGRFKEDISDLTADFTASLDIDKKFAEFDIEGSFAHLEALFKAGLVTEDEKNKIKDGLSVISEELKLNKFKFDKRYEDIHINIEKRLIELTGGAGEKLHTGRSRNDQVSLDFRLYIKNEIKKTADALIGLRSELIKKAKDNIETFLPGYTHMQHAQPVSLAHHLLAYYEMFTRDFIKLKNAYISADSMTLGSGALAGADFNIDRELEAKILGFKKVSRNSIDSVSDRDFAIEFNFVLSMISLHLSRFCEELILWNSQEFNFVDIKDEFTTGSSIMPQKKNPDVLELIRGKTGSVISGLVSLFIMMKSLPLAYNRDMQEDKKPVMESSETIYKSLKIFKEIIGTLEFKKSNMRQQLNDDEIYATDMASYLVNKGLPFRKSHEIIGNAVSYSKDKNVKLSEITINDYKRFSELFENDIYVLFDAGHSVNSKKTYGSTSLDRIIKMIPDYDDEIERDKDDEMFL, encoded by the coding sequence ATGTCGGCAAAAAGAGCAAATAAAGCAAACGAAGAGAGCAATGATAATTTTGTCCGCGGAAGATTTAAAGAAGATATTTCCGACTTAACTGCCGATTTTACCGCTTCTTTAGACATAGATAAAAAATTTGCGGAATTTGACATCGAAGGCAGTTTTGCTCATCTTGAAGCGCTGTTTAAGGCGGGGCTTGTTACGGAAGATGAAAAAAATAAAATTAAAGATGGACTTTCCGTTATAAGCGAAGAACTGAAATTAAATAAATTTAAATTTGACAAAAGATATGAAGATATTCATATTAATATTGAAAAAAGACTCATTGAACTTACAGGCGGCGCAGGCGAAAAATTACATACCGGCAGGTCCAGAAACGACCAGGTTTCATTAGATTTCAGACTCTATATTAAAAATGAAATAAAAAAGACAGCAGATGCGCTAATCGGTTTAAGAAGCGAACTTATAAAAAAAGCAAAAGATAACATTGAAACTTTTTTGCCGGGTTATACGCATATGCAGCATGCCCAGCCTGTTTCATTAGCCCATCACCTGCTGGCTTATTATGAAATGTTTACCAGAGATTTTATTAAACTAAAAAATGCATATATTTCGGCAGACTCTATGACTCTCGGCAGCGGAGCTCTTGCAGGCGCTGATTTCAATATAGATAGAGAATTAGAAGCAAAAATACTCGGTTTTAAAAAAGTATCCAGAAACAGCATAGATTCGGTTTCAGATAGAGATTTTGCCATTGAATTTAATTTTGTTTTATCAATGATATCGCTGCATCTTTCAAGATTTTGCGAAGAGTTGATATTATGGAATTCTCAGGAATTTAATTTTGTAGATATTAAAGATGAATTTACGACAGGTTCAAGCATTATGCCGCAAAAGAAAAATCCCGATGTTTTAGAACTTATAAGGGGAAAAACAGGTTCCGTAATATCAGGGTTAGTCTCTCTTTTTATAATGATGAAATCTTTGCCTCTTGCTTACAATAGAGACATGCAGGAGGATAAAAAGCCTGTCATGGAAAGTTCTGAAACTATTTATAAATCTCTGAAAATATTTAAGGAAATCATTGGAACGCTTGAATTTAAAAAAAGCAATATGCGGCAGCAGCTTAACGATGATGAAATATATGCGACCGATATGGCCAGCTATCTTGTCAATAAAGGTCTGCCTTTTAGAAAATCTCATGAAATAATAGGCAATGCCGTGAGTTATTCTAAAGATAAAAATGTAAAATTATCGGAAATTACGATTAATGATTACAAAAGATTTTCAGAACTTTTCGAAAATGATATTTACGTTTTATTTGATGCCGGACATTCGGTAAACAGTAAAAAAACTTACGGCAGCACGTCATTAGATCGAATAATAAAGATGATACCTGATTACGACGATGAAATTGAAAGAGATAAAGATGATGAAATGTTTTTATAA
- the argF gene encoding ornithine carbamoyltransferase, whose translation MNKIKNFLSVLDLTEEEIYSIFERASYFKKNRLNNSNKPLADKKIGMIFEKSSTRTRVSFEVGIIELGGSPLFMSSRDMQLGRGEPVKDTARVLAKYLDGVIIRTFGQDRIEEFADFFEKPVINGLTDMYHPAQILADLFTVYEIKNDIKKIKVVYLGDPNNMSNSWINLQAIMGFKLVLAIPEGFKVNKKVADNSKKYGGSFEIIHNKLIASEDADVVTTDVFISMGQDNDDIKIQKLKPYIIDKSVIDSAKNDVILLHCLPAHRGEEISEEVFENFSKNIFDEAENRLHVQKAIMEKIFI comes from the coding sequence ATGAATAAAATAAAAAATTTTCTTTCCGTATTAGATTTAACCGAAGAAGAAATTTATTCTATTTTTGAACGAGCGTCATATTTTAAAAAAAATAGACTTAATAATAGTAATAAACCGCTCGCGGATAAAAAAATAGGTATGATATTCGAAAAATCTTCTACGAGAACCAGAGTGTCTTTTGAGGTAGGCATTATAGAACTGGGCGGTTCGCCGCTGTTTATGTCTTCCAGAGATATGCAGCTCGGAAGAGGGGAACCGGTAAAAGATACAGCAAGGGTGCTTGCCAAATATTTAGACGGGGTTATCATCAGAACTTTTGGACAGGATAGAATAGAAGAATTCGCCGATTTTTTTGAAAAACCGGTAATAAACGGTTTGACGGATATGTATCATCCTGCACAAATTTTAGCGGATTTATTTACGGTTTACGAGATTAAAAATGATATAAAAAAAATTAAAGTAGTTTATTTAGGCGATCCGAATAATATGTCTAATTCATGGATTAATCTTCAGGCGATTATGGGTTTTAAGCTTGTTCTCGCTATTCCTGAGGGTTTCAAAGTTAATAAGAAAGTTGCCGATAATTCTAAAAAATACGGCGGTTCTTTTGAAATAATCCACAACAAATTAATAGCTTCAGAAGATGCAGATGTTGTCACTACCGATGTTTTTATAAGTATGGGACAGGATAACGACGATATAAAAATACAGAAACTCAAGCCTTATATTATCGATAAATCGGTTATAGACAGCGCAAAGAACGACGTTATTCTCCTTCATTGTCTGCCTGCTCACAGAGGCGAGGAGATATCGGAAGAAGTATTTGAAAATTTTTCAAAAAATATTTTTGACGAGGCTGAAAACAGGCTGCATGTTCAAAAAGCTATAATGGAAAAAATATTTATATAA